In Streptomyces sp. NBC_00569, a single genomic region encodes these proteins:
- a CDS encoding SDR family oxidoreductase, translating to MSIVVTGATGHLGRLVIDGLLVAGVPAERIAAVVRDKEKAADLAARGVELRIADYSASATLTGAFAAGDRVLLISGSEVGQRVAQHQAVIDAAKGAGVALLAYTGVLGGPRADFDLAAEHKVTEQAILDSGLPYTFLRNGWYHENYTGNLAPVLEHGAVTASAGEGRVASASRADYAAAAVAVLTGEGHENQAYELSGDVAWSFAEYAAELSRQTGRTITYNSVTPEQNREILLGAGLPAPVADIFVGVDTAIEQGLLAATGGDLSRLTGRPTTPLADAIKAALA from the coding sequence ATGAGCATCGTCGTCACCGGCGCCACCGGACACCTCGGCCGTCTCGTCATCGACGGCCTCCTCGTCGCCGGTGTCCCGGCGGAGCGCATCGCCGCCGTCGTCCGCGACAAGGAGAAGGCCGCCGATCTCGCCGCCCGCGGCGTCGAGCTGCGGATCGCCGACTACAGCGCGTCCGCGACACTGACCGGAGCCTTCGCCGCCGGGGACCGGGTCCTGCTGATCTCCGGCAGCGAGGTCGGGCAGCGCGTGGCGCAGCACCAGGCCGTGATCGATGCCGCGAAGGGCGCGGGCGTCGCGCTGCTGGCGTACACGGGCGTCCTCGGCGGGCCCCGCGCCGACTTCGATCTGGCCGCCGAGCACAAGGTGACCGAGCAGGCGATCCTCGACTCCGGCCTGCCGTACACGTTCCTGCGCAACGGCTGGTACCACGAGAACTACACCGGGAACCTGGCACCGGTCCTGGAGCACGGCGCCGTCACCGCCTCCGCGGGCGAGGGCCGCGTCGCCTCCGCCTCCCGCGCCGACTACGCCGCCGCCGCGGTGGCCGTCCTCACCGGCGAGGGCCACGAGAACCAGGCGTACGAGCTGAGCGGCGACGTCGCCTGGTCCTTCGCCGAGTACGCCGCCGAGCTGTCGAGGCAGACCGGCCGGACGATCACGTACAACTCCGTCACGCCCGAGCAGAACCGGGAGATCCTGCTCGGCGCCGGACTGCCCGCGCCCGTCGCCGACATCTTCGTCGGCGTCGACACCGCGATCGAGCAGGGCCTGCTCGCCGCCACCGGCGGCGACCTGTCCCGGCTGACCGGCCGCCCCACCACCCCGCTCGCGGACGCGATCAAGGCCGCGCTCGCCTAG
- a CDS encoding 2-oxoacid:ferredoxin oxidoreductase subunit beta — protein sequence MADTGRTQGTGTIEALSLVPKAEAEQSMKDFKSDQEVRWCPGCGDYAILAAVQGFMPELGLAKENIVFVSGIGCSSRFPYYMNTYGMHSIHGRAPAIATGLASSRRDLSVWVVTGDGDALSIGGNHLIHALRRNVNLKILLFNNRIYGLTKGQYSPTSEVGKITKSTPMGSLDAPFNPVSLALGAEASFVARTVDSDRKHLTDVLRQAAAHPGTALVEIYQNCNIFNDGAFEVLKDKQQAQEAVIRLEHGQPIRFGTDLAKGVVRNPQSGDLEVVDVNEDNQSQILVHDAHAASPTTAFALSRLADPHTLHHTPIGVFRSTERPVYDVQMSEQLDEAIEQNGKGDLAALLAGGDTWTVVG from the coding sequence ATGGCTGACACCGGCCGCACGCAGGGCACGGGCACGATCGAGGCGCTCTCGCTGGTCCCCAAGGCCGAGGCCGAGCAGTCCATGAAGGACTTCAAGTCGGACCAGGAGGTGCGCTGGTGCCCGGGGTGCGGTGACTACGCGATCCTGGCCGCCGTGCAGGGTTTCATGCCCGAACTCGGGCTGGCGAAGGAGAACATCGTCTTCGTCTCGGGCATCGGCTGCTCGTCCCGCTTCCCGTACTACATGAACACCTACGGGATGCACTCCATCCACGGCCGCGCCCCGGCCATCGCGACCGGTCTGGCCTCCAGCCGGCGGGACCTGTCGGTGTGGGTGGTCACCGGTGACGGCGACGCGCTGTCCATCGGCGGCAACCACCTCATCCACGCTCTGCGCCGCAACGTGAACCTGAAGATCCTGCTCTTCAACAACCGGATCTACGGGCTGACCAAGGGCCAGTACTCGCCCACCTCCGAGGTCGGCAAGATCACCAAGTCGACGCCGATGGGCTCCCTGGACGCGCCCTTCAACCCGGTGTCCCTCGCCCTGGGCGCGGAAGCCTCGTTCGTGGCCCGCACCGTCGACTCCGACCGTAAACACCTCACCGACGTCCTGCGGCAGGCGGCCGCCCACCCCGGCACGGCACTGGTGGAGATCTACCAGAACTGCAACATCTTCAACGACGGCGCCTTCGAAGTCCTCAAGGACAAGCAGCAGGCCCAGGAGGCGGTCATCCGCCTCGAACACGGACAGCCCATCCGCTTCGGCACCGACCTCGCCAAGGGCGTCGTGCGCAACCCGCAGAGCGGTGACCTGGAGGTCGTCGACGTGAACGAGGACAACCAGTCACAGATCCTCGTCCACGACGCACACGCCGCCTCCCCCACGACCGCGTTCGCCCTGTCCCGCCTGGCCGACCCGCACACCCTGCACCACACACCCATCGGCGTCTTCCGCTCCACCGAGCGGCCCGTCTACGACGTCCAGATGTCCGAACAGCTCGACGAAGCCATCGAACAGAACGGAAAAGGCGACCTGGCCGCACTGCTCGCCGGCGGCGACACCTGGACCGTCGTCGGCTAG
- a CDS encoding 2-oxoacid:acceptor oxidoreductase subunit alpha: MTSQVSSPAEQADGAAVGEQRAYANDKDVRRLDRVIIRFAGDSGDGMQLTGDRFTSETASFGNDLSTLPNFPAEIRAPAGTLPGVSSFQLHFADHDILTPGDAPNVLVAMNPAALKANIADVPRGAEIIVNTDEFTKRAMQKVGYGASPLEDGSLDGYQVHPVPLTTLTVQALKEFELSRKDAGRSKNMFALGLLSWMYHRPTEGTERFLRSKFAKRPQIAEANIAAFRAGWNFGETTEDFAVSYEVAPAASAFPTGTYRNISGNLALSYGLIAASRQADLPLYLGSYPITPASDILHELSKHKNFGVRTFQAEDEIAGIGAALGAAFGGSLAVTTTSGPGVALKSETIGLAVSLELPLLVVDIQRGGPSTGLPTKTEQADLLQAMYGRNGEAPVPVVAPRTPADCFDAAIEAARIAITYRTPVFLLSDGYLANGSEPWRIPEIDQLPDLRTQFASGPNHTEADGTEVFWPYKRDAKTLARPWAVPGTPGLEHRIGGIEKQDGTGNISYDPANHEFMVRTRQAKIDGIEVPDLEVDDLSGDANTLVLGWGSTYGPITAAVRRLRAAGERIAQAHLRHLNPFPRNLGEVLERYDKVVIPEMNLGQLATLVRARYLVDARSYNQVNGMPFKAEQLATALKEAIHG; encoded by the coding sequence GTGACCAGCCAGGTCAGTAGCCCGGCCGAGCAGGCCGATGGCGCAGCGGTCGGAGAGCAGCGCGCATACGCGAACGACAAGGACGTTCGGCGTCTGGATCGGGTGATCATCCGGTTTGCGGGTGATTCGGGTGATGGTATGCAGCTGACGGGTGACCGGTTCACTTCGGAGACGGCGTCGTTCGGGAATGATCTGTCGACGCTGCCGAACTTTCCGGCTGAGATCAGGGCGCCCGCGGGGACACTGCCGGGCGTTTCTTCGTTCCAGTTGCATTTCGCGGACCATGACATCCTCACGCCGGGGGACGCGCCGAATGTGCTGGTGGCGATGAATCCGGCGGCGTTGAAGGCGAATATCGCGGATGTGCCGCGTGGTGCGGAGATCATCGTCAACACGGACGAGTTCACCAAGCGGGCGATGCAGAAGGTCGGTTACGGGGCGTCTCCGCTGGAGGACGGTTCGCTGGACGGCTATCAGGTGCATCCGGTGCCGTTGACGACGTTGACGGTTCAGGCGCTCAAGGAGTTCGAGCTGTCGCGCAAGGACGCGGGGCGTTCGAAGAACATGTTCGCGCTGGGTCTGCTGTCGTGGATGTATCACCGTCCGACCGAGGGCACGGAGAGGTTTTTGAGGTCGAAGTTCGCGAAGAGGCCGCAGATCGCGGAGGCGAACATCGCGGCTTTTCGTGCGGGCTGGAATTTCGGTGAGACGACGGAGGACTTCGCGGTCTCCTACGAGGTCGCGCCGGCCGCGTCGGCGTTCCCGACCGGCACGTACCGCAATATCTCGGGGAATCTGGCTTTGTCCTACGGGTTGATCGCGGCGTCGAGGCAGGCGGATCTGCCGTTGTATCTGGGTTCGTATCCGATCACGCCGGCTTCGGACATTCTGCACGAGTTGTCGAAGCACAAGAATTTCGGTGTGCGCACGTTCCAGGCGGAGGACGAGATCGCGGGGATCGGCGCGGCGCTGGGTGCGGCGTTCGGCGGCTCCCTGGCGGTCACGACGACGTCGGGTCCCGGTGTGGCGCTGAAGTCGGAGACGATCGGCCTGGCGGTCTCTCTCGAACTGCCGTTGCTGGTGGTGGACATCCAGCGGGGTGGCCCCTCGACGGGTCTGCCGACGAAGACGGAGCAGGCGGACCTGCTGCAGGCGATGTACGGGCGTAATGGTGAGGCGCCGGTCCCGGTGGTGGCGCCGCGCACGCCGGCGGACTGTTTCGACGCGGCGATCGAGGCGGCCCGCATCGCCATCACCTACCGCACCCCGGTGTTCCTTCTGTCGGACGGTTATCTGGCGAACGGGTCGGAGCCGTGGCGTATCCCGGAGATCGATCAACTCCCGGACCTGCGTACCCAGTTCGCGTCGGGGCCCAATCATACGGAGGCGGACGGTACGGAGGTGTTCTGGCCGTACAAGCGGGACGCGAAGACACTGGCCCGCCCGTGGGCGGTTCCGGGCACGCCGGGGCTCGAGCACCGGATCGGCGGGATCGAGAAGCAGGACGGCACGGGCAACATTTCCTACGATCCGGCCAACCACGAGTTCATGGTCCGCACCCGGCAGGCCAAGATCGACGGTATCGAGGTCCCTGACCTGGAGGTCGATGACCTGTCGGGTGATGCCAACACCCTGGTGCTGGGGTGGGGTTCGACGTATGGGCCGATCACCGCGGCGGTGCGGCGGCTGCGGGCGGCGGGTGAGCGCATCGCGCAGGCTCATCTGCGGCACCTGAACCCGTTCCCGCGCAATCTGGGCGAGGTCCTGGAGCGTTACGACAAGGTGGTGATCCCCGAGATGAACCTCGGCCAGCTCGCCACCCTCGTCCGGGCCCGGTATCTGGTGGACGCCCGCTCCTACAACCAGGTCAACGGCATGCCGTTCAAGGCTGAGCAGCTCGCCACCGCTCTCAAGGAGGCCATCCATGGCTGA
- a CDS encoding ABC transporter ATP-binding protein: protein MAASTAGESVIETRALTKRYGGDQPAVDGLDLTVPAGSVFGFLGPNGSGKTTTIRMLMGLIEPTSGAARVLGLPMPRATRTVLPHVGALIEGPALYGFLSGRDNLIRYDSADPAADPRTRRARVATALDRVGLTAAAGKKAKAYSLGMKQRLGLAAALLQPRRLLVLDEPTNGLDPQGMREIRSLVRELASDGTTVFLSSHLLDEIEQVCTHAAVMARGRLITQGPVAELAAGARGRLVVTTPDAGDAARVLKDRGIADLTVADDQVTGEPPGPGTDLAELNAALVTAGVRVRGFGLERASLEDAFVALTGEGFDVAG from the coding sequence ATGGCGGCGAGCACTGCCGGGGAGTCCGTGATCGAGACGCGGGCCCTCACCAAGCGCTACGGCGGCGACCAGCCGGCGGTCGACGGCCTCGACCTCACCGTCCCCGCCGGCAGCGTCTTCGGCTTCCTCGGGCCGAACGGCTCGGGCAAGACCACCACCATCCGCATGCTGATGGGGCTGATCGAGCCGACGTCCGGAGCGGCCCGCGTCCTCGGCCTCCCCATGCCCCGCGCCACGCGGACGGTCCTCCCGCACGTCGGCGCGCTCATCGAGGGCCCCGCCCTGTACGGGTTCCTGTCCGGCCGGGACAACCTCATCCGGTACGACTCCGCGGATCCGGCCGCCGACCCCCGCACCCGCCGCGCCCGCGTCGCCACCGCGCTCGACCGGGTGGGCCTGACGGCCGCCGCGGGCAAGAAGGCGAAGGCGTACTCGCTGGGCATGAAGCAGCGCCTCGGGCTCGCGGCCGCGCTGCTCCAGCCCCGCAGACTCCTCGTGCTCGACGAGCCGACGAACGGCCTCGACCCGCAGGGCATGCGCGAAATCCGTTCCCTGGTACGGGAGCTGGCGTCGGACGGCACGACGGTCTTCCTCTCCTCGCACCTTCTCGACGAGATCGAGCAGGTCTGCACGCACGCGGCCGTGATGGCGCGGGGCCGGCTCATCACGCAGGGTCCGGTCGCCGAGCTGGCGGCGGGTGCCCGAGGCCGGCTCGTGGTCACGACCCCCGACGCGGGCGACGCGGCACGCGTCCTGAAGGACCGGGGCATCGCGGACCTGACCGTGGCGGACGACCAGGTGACGGGCGAGCCGCCCGGTCCGGGCACCGACCTCGCCGAGCTGAACGCCGCGCTGGTCACCGCGGGCGTTCGTGTCCGCGGCTTCGGACTCGAACGGGCTTCGCTGGAGGACGCGTTCGTGGCCCTGACGGGAGAGGGATTCGATGTCGCAGGCTGA
- a CDS encoding winged helix-turn-helix transcriptional regulator has translation MAVSKGSSGGEDMCPYRLVLEHVTSRWGVLVLIALEERSYRFSELRREIGRVSEKMLTQTLQTLERDGMVHRDAKPVIPPRVDYSLTGLGREAAEQVRTLATWTERRMEAVAQARSAYDETRAP, from the coding sequence ATGGCAGTAAGCAAGGGGAGTTCCGGCGGCGAGGACATGTGTCCGTACCGCCTCGTGCTCGAACACGTCACCAGCCGCTGGGGCGTCCTCGTCCTGATCGCCCTCGAGGAGCGCTCGTACCGCTTCAGTGAGCTGCGCCGGGAGATCGGCCGCGTCAGCGAGAAGATGCTCACGCAGACACTCCAGACCCTGGAGCGCGACGGCATGGTGCACCGCGACGCGAAGCCGGTCATCCCGCCGCGCGTGGACTACTCGCTCACCGGCCTCGGCCGCGAGGCGGCGGAACAGGTCCGCACGCTGGCGACCTGGACGGAGCGCCGCATGGAAGCGGTGGCGCAGGCCCGCAGCGCATACGACGAGACCCGCGCCCCGTAG
- a CDS encoding LolA family protein encodes MAPYESESAGRRKATRYVVPVAVVGVAAATIGLVPALADSGNPDLPKISAQQLIEKIAKSDVQQMSGTVKISTDLGLPSLGGMAGGFAPGAGGSSDGKAGSSADPQSKLMELASGTHTVRIAADGSDRHKLSVLDDAAEYSVIHNGDEVWAYDSASNEAYHAKDAAAGDRAAKHREGETPKGVPATPKELADEVLKASGKTTSISVEGTSQVAGRDAYKLLVKPKQAGSTVGGITISVDAKTGVPLKFTLTPAGGGKAVVDAGFTKVDFSKPAASTFDFTPPKGTKVTEGDDLKAGDKSHAPKDMPKDMPKDMPKELRDAQGGGMKDLKVIGEGWTSIAELKLPGGQGLPTGGSASGDVPPEAQKFMDALGDHVTGKFGSGTVFSTRLVNALITDDGKVYAGAVTKDALVKAANAAQ; translated from the coding sequence ATGGCACCGTACGAATCCGAAAGCGCCGGTCGTCGCAAGGCGACCCGCTATGTGGTCCCGGTCGCGGTGGTGGGGGTGGCCGCGGCGACGATCGGGCTCGTCCCCGCTCTGGCCGACTCCGGCAATCCCGATCTGCCGAAGATCAGCGCTCAGCAGCTCATCGAGAAGATCGCCAAGTCGGACGTGCAGCAGATGTCCGGCACGGTGAAGATCTCCACGGATCTCGGACTCCCGTCCCTGGGCGGTATGGCGGGCGGCTTCGCCCCGGGCGCCGGCGGCTCCTCGGACGGCAAGGCGGGTTCCTCCGCCGACCCGCAGTCCAAGCTGATGGAACTGGCCTCCGGCACGCACACGGTGCGTATCGCGGCGGACGGCTCCGACCGGCACAAGCTGTCCGTCCTGGACGACGCCGCCGAGTACAGCGTGATCCACAACGGCGACGAGGTCTGGGCCTACGACAGCGCGTCGAACGAGGCCTACCACGCCAAGGACGCCGCCGCGGGTGACCGGGCCGCGAAGCACCGCGAGGGCGAGACGCCGAAGGGCGTCCCGGCCACGCCGAAGGAGCTCGCGGACGAGGTCCTGAAGGCGTCCGGCAAGACGACGTCGATCTCCGTGGAAGGCACCTCGCAGGTCGCGGGGCGTGACGCGTACAAGCTGCTCGTCAAGCCGAAGCAGGCCGGTTCGACGGTCGGCGGGATCACCATCTCGGTGGACGCGAAGACCGGTGTGCCGCTGAAGTTCACGCTGACGCCCGCGGGCGGCGGCAAGGCGGTCGTGGACGCGGGCTTCACCAAGGTGGACTTCTCCAAGCCGGCCGCTTCGACGTTCGACTTCACCCCGCCGAAGGGCACCAAGGTCACCGAGGGCGACGACCTCAAGGCGGGGGACAAGTCCCACGCGCCGAAGGACATGCCGAAGGACATGCCCAAGGACATGCCCAAGGAACTGAGGGACGCCCAGGGCGGCGGCATGAAGGACCTGAAGGTCATCGGTGAGGGCTGGACGTCCATCGCCGAGCTGAAGCTGCCCGGCGGGCAGGGCCTGCCGACGGGCGGCTCGGCCTCGGGCGACGTCCCGCCGGAGGCGCAGAAGTTCATGGACGCGCTCGGCGACCATGTGACGGGCAAGTTCGGTTCGGGCACGGTCTTCTCGACGCGCCTGGTCAACGCGCTCATCACGGACGACGGCAAGGTCTACGCGGGCGCGGTCACCAAGGACGCGCTCGTGAAGGCGGCGAACGCGGCGCAGTAG
- the rarD gene encoding EamA family transporter RarD, with product MWGLVPLFWPLLKPAGAGEILAHRMVWSLAVVGVALLFVRRWAWAGELLRNPRRLALVTVAAAVITVNWGVYIWAVNAGHVVEASLGYFINPLVTIAMGVLLLGERLRPAQWAAVGVGLAAVLVLAFGYGQPPWISLCLAFSFATYGLVKKKVNLGGLESLAAETAIQFVPALAYLLWIGAQGESTFGNGAGHATLLAATGLVTAIPLVCFGAAAIRVPLSTLGLLQYLAPVFQFLLGILYFHEAMPAERWAGFALVWVALTLLTWDALRTARRGRIALAEQEARVTAPETVPESATNPQVQTQAQPQPQADPLTDPRREPAA from the coding sequence ATGTGGGGCCTGGTGCCCCTGTTCTGGCCCCTGCTCAAGCCCGCCGGCGCCGGTGAGATCCTCGCCCACCGCATGGTGTGGTCGCTGGCCGTGGTCGGCGTCGCGCTGCTCTTCGTACGCCGCTGGGCCTGGGCCGGTGAGCTGCTGCGCAACCCGCGGAGGCTGGCGCTCGTCACCGTCGCCGCGGCCGTCATCACGGTCAACTGGGGCGTCTACATCTGGGCCGTGAACGCGGGCCACGTCGTCGAGGCCTCGCTCGGCTACTTCATCAATCCGCTGGTCACCATCGCCATGGGCGTCCTGCTCCTGGGCGAGCGGCTGCGGCCCGCACAGTGGGCGGCGGTCGGCGTCGGCCTCGCCGCGGTCCTCGTCCTCGCCTTCGGATACGGGCAGCCGCCCTGGATCTCCCTCTGCCTCGCCTTCTCCTTCGCCACGTACGGCCTGGTGAAGAAGAAGGTCAACCTCGGCGGCCTGGAGTCGCTCGCCGCCGAGACCGCGATCCAGTTCGTGCCCGCGCTCGCCTATCTGCTGTGGATCGGCGCGCAGGGCGAGTCCACCTTCGGCAACGGCGCGGGCCACGCCACGCTGCTCGCGGCGACGGGCCTGGTCACCGCGATCCCCCTGGTCTGCTTCGGCGCCGCCGCGATCCGCGTACCGCTGTCGACGCTGGGGCTGCTCCAGTACCTGGCGCCGGTCTTCCAGTTCCTGCTCGGCATCCTGTACTTCCACGAGGCGATGCCCGCCGAACGCTGGGCGGGCTTCGCTCTCGTATGGGTGGCGCTCACGCTCCTGACGTGGGACGCGCTGCGGACGGCCCGGCGGGGACGGATCGCGCTCGCCGAGCAGGAGGCGCGGGTGACGGCTCCTGAGACGGTGCCGGAGTCGGCGACGAATCCGCAGGTGCAGACCCAGGCGCAGCCCCAGCCGCAGGCGGATCCGCTGACGGATCCGCGGCGCGAGCCGGCCGCCTGA
- a CDS encoding ABC transporter permease, whose translation MSQAEATAAGTTATVVSEAPPVRKRIWTLGLFRSELVTTFRRWRTIALLAVLAGVPILVGIAVKIETSGGSPAAGGGGGGPAFIAQITNNGLFLVFTSLAATLPFFLPMAVGVIAGDAIAGEANAGTLRYLLVAPAGRTRLLLTKYATTMTFCLVATLVVAVTALATGALLFPLGDLVTISGTRIGFGEGLVRALLIALVVAASLVGIAALGLFVSTLTNSGIAAMATTVGLLITVQILDQIPQLHAIQPYLFSHHWLSFADLMREPVYWDDLLKNLGLQGLYAAVFGSAAWARFTAKDITA comes from the coding sequence ATGTCGCAGGCTGAGGCCACGGCCGCCGGCACCACCGCCACGGTCGTGTCGGAGGCGCCGCCCGTGCGGAAGAGGATCTGGACGCTCGGCCTGTTCCGCAGCGAGCTGGTCACCACGTTCCGCCGCTGGCGCACGATCGCCCTGCTCGCCGTCCTGGCAGGGGTGCCCATCCTCGTCGGGATCGCCGTGAAGATCGAGACGAGCGGCGGTTCCCCGGCCGCGGGCGGCGGCGGGGGAGGGCCCGCGTTCATAGCGCAGATCACCAACAACGGCCTGTTCCTGGTCTTCACGTCGCTCGCCGCGACGCTCCCGTTCTTCCTGCCGATGGCCGTCGGGGTGATCGCGGGCGACGCGATCGCCGGCGAGGCGAACGCGGGGACGCTGCGCTATCTGCTCGTCGCCCCCGCGGGCCGCACCCGTCTGCTGCTCACCAAGTACGCGACGACGATGACGTTCTGCCTGGTGGCGACCTTGGTCGTGGCGGTGACGGCGCTCGCCACGGGCGCCCTGCTCTTCCCGCTCGGCGACCTCGTCACGATCTCCGGCACCCGGATCGGCTTCGGCGAGGGACTCGTACGGGCCCTGCTGATCGCCCTCGTCGTAGCCGCGTCACTCGTCGGGATCGCCGCGCTCGGACTGTTCGTCTCGACCCTGACCAACAGCGGCATCGCGGCGATGGCGACGACGGTGGGCCTGCTCATCACCGTCCAGATCCTCGACCAGATCCCCCAGCTGCACGCGATCCAGCCGTACCTGTTCTCGCACCACTGGCTGTCCTTCGCCGACCTGATGCGCGAGCCGGTCTACTGGGACGACCTGCTCAAGAACCTGGGCCTCCAGGGTCTGTACGCGGCCGTGTTCGGCTCGGCGGCCTGGGCGCGCTTCACGGCGAAGGACATCACGGCGTAG
- a CDS encoding flavodoxin family protein yields MSRTFLFLLGSSRGEGNTEILARKAAEQLSPEVGQRWIDLAAHPLPDFEDLRHDSDHTRPTGDSTALLLDATLEATDIVIASPLYWYSLSASAKRYLDYWSGWLRTPGIDFKATLEGRTLWGVTALAHEEQVVADPLVGTLRNSAAYMGMRFGGVLLGNGSKPGDVLKDEGALLRAKTFFAPERQPEIARFPYEVQ; encoded by the coding sequence ATGTCCCGCACGTTCCTCTTCCTGCTCGGCAGCAGCCGCGGCGAAGGCAACACCGAGATCCTGGCCCGCAAGGCCGCCGAGCAGCTCTCCCCCGAGGTCGGGCAGCGCTGGATCGACCTCGCCGCGCACCCCCTCCCCGACTTCGAGGACCTGCGCCACGACAGCGACCACACCCGGCCCACCGGGGACAGCACGGCGCTGCTCCTGGACGCGACCCTCGAAGCCACCGACATCGTCATCGCGTCGCCGCTGTACTGGTACTCCCTCTCGGCCTCCGCCAAGCGCTACCTCGACTACTGGTCGGGCTGGCTGCGCACCCCCGGCATCGACTTCAAGGCGACCCTCGAAGGGCGCACCCTGTGGGGCGTGACCGCGCTCGCCCACGAGGAGCAGGTCGTCGCGGACCCGCTGGTCGGCACGCTGCGCAACTCGGCCGCGTACATGGGCATGCGCTTCGGCGGCGTCCTGCTCGGCAACGGCAGCAAGCCCGGCGACGTGCTCAAGGACGAGGGGGCGCTGCTGCGCGCCAAGACGTTCTTCGCGCCCGAACGGCAGCCGGAGATCGCCCGCTTCCCGTACGAGGTGCAGTAG